In Anthocerotibacter panamensis C109, the sequence CCTAGGGGCCAAAGATCAAGTGATCGCTCAATTTGGAAATGACTCCAACGAAGTCCAAGCACTCGGTCTCAAGAAGAAATCCGAATACAAACGCCCTCAAAAAAAGTCCCCAGGGGCTGGTTGAGTATCTTTGGTAAAAACGCGTAATGGGCAGGTCCGACAGGGTTGGGGGATTATCCTTTCACCCCATCGGGCACGAGCGAGGGCATGTCGGCAATAACCAGCGCTGTACTGAGCAAACGGCTGGCATTTGTGGGCTGACTGCGTAGCGCTCCTCCCAAATAAAAGCCGCTGGAGCCTCCACCATCTAGATTTAGAGCATCCACACACCCCAAGCGCTCCAAAAACGCCGCCAACCCCTCCAGGGTCAGCCCTTGCGCCTGCGCCAGACGGCCTTCTGCAACCACCCAGACCATCTGCCCGTCCCCAGTGCGGCCTACGGCAGTACGCGAAGTCTGACTCAGTTTCACGTCTGCCTGAAATTTCTCCAAGTCGGCATCGAGGACGCGGACGCCATTCTTGAGCAGGAGCGGCCCACCCCCGAGGATATTGGGGAGGGTTTGCCAGGTCGGTAGCGACAAGCTCAGATTGAGGGCGACAGGAGTGGAGTTTTTGAACTGTTGCTGAAGCAGGGCTTCGCCATACGCGCGCCCGACGAGCAGATAGCCGCCTTCAGGGATAAGTAGCGGCGCGCCACGCACCGTGAGCTGTAAGGGAAGTTGGGTGGTATCGTCCTGGACGGTGACAATCGTCTCCTGGTCGGACAGCGTTGTGTAGCGCTCGCCCCATGCTCGGGTATAGACACTGAGTCCGGCGCGGATAAACCCGCTGTTCCAGCCCACCAAGAGTAGACGCGCCTGGGGTGACTCCAGGATGCCCTGCCAGTCCAGTCGGTCAAACTGCATCGTACTGCTATCCCAAGCCACAGCCCCCCGCTGGAGAATTGGCCCCGCCTGCCACTGGCCCTGAATCCGCACCGCCCCGAGCGGCAAGGCTGTATTGATGTTGAAGAAGCCGCCATTGATCGCAGCCAGCGCCTGGGTCGAGCGGGCAAACTCGGGGAGAGATTGCTTGCCGGGAGCGCGTAGCAGTTGCCAAGAATACCGGGCGGGGTCCATGGTGAGGACGTGGACTCGCTGGGTAGCATTCGCCCAAAAATCCCAGCGCTGGTAGGTGAGCCCAGGACGCCACGTCTGGGTATAGGTCGGACCAGAGGAACCCGCTGCTCTGGGTGTAAAGTCGAGGACTAGACGGTACGGATTGCTGTAGGTGCGGACGAGCGCGGGGGCATTTCCCTTCAGGTCCAGCGCTACTTGGCCTTGGACTTCGCCTTTGAGGAGCGTGATCTTCTGAAACGGTGGGGCGGGGGCACGGGGGGGACGGATGTTCTCGAATTGGGCTGCAAGCCTCAGTAGGGCACGGGCGGCTTGTTGCTGGAACTGCCAGGGCACGGGGCGGTCAAGGACTACTACTAACCCTTGAGCATTGGTCTTCAGACTGGTGACCTGCCCCGCCGGGATCTCCAAGCTCACCCCCGCTCCATGGAGCCCTAGGGCTTTTTTCAAGTCCTCCAGGCTCAGATAGCGACCGGGCAGGGCGGCAGGACCGGGGCGCACTGGGAGCACCAGAGGCGCTCCAAACCAACGCAGGCGTTGTGTGTCAGGGTCGGTGCCCGAGAGGAGTTCCACCCCCAGATTTTCCGCTAGCCACCAGTCTGGAATCGAGACCTCTGTGCCAGGGACGAGCCAGGGAGCATTGGGGAGGTCCAAGGTGTAGGCATCCGCGCGACGGTCCAGCAAGACCCCCACGCCAGCAGCTCCTAAGATAAGCTGCGCCTGCAAATACTGTCGCCGCGTCAAGACCATGAGCCTTAATGTACCCAAAGCTACCCCCTCAAGACCTCAGGAGCAGTCAGGATAAGTTGAGGGACAAACATCCAAAATGATTGATAAGTATTCCTTAATTCAAGATCTCAGAAGGCCGTGCTAGTGTAAATAGTGTTTTGAGAACCATTCTTATTCTCAAATTAATGGGGGCACGGTGAGGAAGCACGCGTTATGGGTCTTGCTGGTTTGGGCTAGTGCACTGCCGGTGGGTGCTGAGGTGGCGACGGACTTGGCGGAGGTTTCCACCCAAGCCGTAGATTTGAAGTTGGCCCAGACTCCTGCTCCTGCCATCGCAGTCGATAGCGATGACAGCGATAGCGCGGTGGACCTGCTCGATGAATATACCGTGACGGCGAATTTGGGCCGCCGAACTTCGGTGCGCGAATCCACCAGCAGTATTTCTATCATCAATCAAGACGAAATCCAGCGCAAAGGTTCCCGTCAGGTCGGCGAGGCGCTCAGGGGCGTTCCGGGGGTGGTAAGTAATCTCTTTGGGGCGGGCGAGGATGTCCATGGTAGTTACTTTGTGCGGGGATTGCCCACCACGAGCACCGCGCTCTTAATCGACGGACGCTCGATCAACAATATCAACCCGGAGCAGGTGGATCTAGCCGAACTGCCCGTCTTCGGCGTCGAGCGCGTGGAAGTGCTCAAGGGCGGAGCGACAACGCTCTATGGCTCGACGGCGGCGGGTGGGGTCATCAATATCATCACCGAGCGCCCCCCTGATAAATTTACGTTTAACACCAATGTAACTTTCGGCAGCTATGGCTACAGCAACTACAGTGTGCGCGTCGGTAGCCCGCTGGGTCAAAGTGTCCGCTTCAGTGCGTTTGCCACGACGTTTAACGCCAACAACGATTTCACCTACCAAGTCGAGCGCCCGGAGCGGACGCTCTTTGGCGTGAGGTACCCCGCACAGACCCTGACCGGCATCCGGCCTACGGGTGAGGTCAACAGCTCGTCTTTTGGGCTCAACTTCGACTGGGATATCGACAACCGGACTTCGCTGACTTCTAGCACGTACTTACGCAAGGGCATTCGCGGACTCAATCTGTTTGCCCTGACGGACCCGCGCGGACTGCTCCCGGTCGAAGGGCAACCGGGCTGCGCGCAGGGTTCGCTGTGTACCCCAGATGAGTTGGGCCTCAATGACAATACCCGCACGCGCACGCGCATCGAATATTTCGGGACAGCCTTGACCCTCGACCGCAAATTGGGTCAGGGCGACGACTCAAAACTGCAACTGCGGCTGGGCTACGACACGGGTATCAGCACGGAGACCAATGTAAATCCCCAACAGGTGCAGACGGAAGACGCTACGGTCGATGTCGGTATCTACAACCTGCGCTTACTGCATGACTGGCAAATCTCACCAGGGTTTAACCTCACCTATGGTTTTGATTTCATTCGGGAGACAGGGCGGGCCTTCACCCTCAATTTGGTGACAGCCCTCCAGCAACCGTCTTTCAATGCCCAAGTCAACCGTCCCTCGCTTTTTGCCCTAGGGACCATCAAGCTAGCCGAGAATCTGACCGCGACCTTGGGCCTGCGCGAGACCTTGAGTAACAGCTATACCTTTACTAGTCCTTCGGAATTTATTGGTAGTGGCTCCAGGACCTACCCTGGTTCTCTCGATCCGAGCGTGGGGATTGTCTGGAATGCCACCCCCAACCTGACCCTGCGCAGTTCCTTTGCCCGAGTTTATAAAGCTCCTAACTTTACGGACCTCTTTGCCAATGGCGAGATCCAAGGTAACCCCAATCTACTGGCAGAATCGGGTTCGGCTTTTGACGTGGGTTTTGACTGGCAACCGACTCCCGCCATCACGGTCCGGGCAGCCTATTTCCTCAACAATCTCCAAAACTTGTTGGCCTTCAACCGCATCACCCCGGCCCAAGATGGAACCTTCGCCCCCCAAGACCAAGCACTCTTGAACCAGGGTTTTGCCGCCGGGTCTCTGGTGCGCGCCAACTTCCCCGAGACGCGCTTCAGTGGGTTTGAGTTGGGGTTTGACTGGCGCTTTGCGCCGGGTTGGACCTTTTTTGCCGCCGAGACCTACACGGACGCGCGGGTGGTGCAAGGCTTCAAGGACGAAATCAACGACAGCCAACTTCCTCTAGTCCCCTACCACAGTGGGCAAGCTGGGTTTAACTACCGTTCGCCTGGAGATTGGCGGGCCTCGTTATTCGCCAACTTCCAGGGCTTGCGAGCCTCGGACCCCTATCATCTAGCTCCAGGTATAGGAGTTACCCCCAACGGCGACTTGGCCCGCTTTCCGGGGGGTAACTTCATCGGCAATATCGGCGACCTCCCCCCCGCCAGCCTACTCCCTGGCTATTTCACCCTAGACCTGACCTTCCGTATCCCCATCAACCCGAACGTCGCCATCACCGGTTTGATCAACAATCTGACCAATCTGGCCTACGAACGTAACTTCGGCAACGGGGCTCCCCCGATTAACTTCACAGTGGGCGTAGAGAGCAGTTTTTAGAGGGTGCAAGACCCAATGGACGGCTACGCGACCAACACTACAGCGCAGCCGTTCTAGCCCAACTGCTCTAATTGACGCACCAACAGACTCAGGAACAAGCCCACATCCGTGACAATCCCTGTCGATTCCACCGAACCCCGGTCTGCTAACTTCGTGACCACCGCCGGATTGATATCGACACAGACCAGTTTCACCCCGGCAGGCGTCATATTGCCGACGCCAATAGAGTGGAGCATTGAGGAGAGCATGAGGATCATCTGGGCACCCTGGATCAGGCGGCTGTACTGTTCCTGGGCCTTGATCAGGTCCATTTGGGTCTCCGGGAGTGGGCCATCATCGCGGATCGAACCAGCGAGAACAAAAGGTATTTGCTTACGGACACACTCGTAGAAGATGCCACTGGTGAGATAGCCCTGCGCTACGGCTTGGGCGATGCCCCCGCAAGCGCGGATCTTATTGATGGTCTTCAGGTGGTGGCGATGCCCGCCCCGGACGGGCTGACCGCGCTGCATATCCACCCCTAGAGAAGTTCCAAAGAGCGCCTGCTCGATGTCATGGACGGCGATGGCATTCCCGCCTAAGAGTGCTTGGACGTAACCTTCGCGGATGAGTTGGGCAAGATGGACTCCGCCCCCGGTATGGATGACCACCGGCCCCCCCACGACGACGACCTTGCCGCCTTGGTCTCTGAGGCGGCGCAGTTCCCAGGCAATCTGCTCGACGATAAGTTCCACCCGGCGCTCGCTGGAGATGCTGGAGCCCATAAAGGTGAATTCTTCCGTTTCTCGACCTTCGCGCTTGAGTAAAGTCCGTAGCCCGTCTACCCCACAGACCACTTTTTGGCCCACATGGAGGTCGCGCAACAGTTGACAGTGGACCTGGGGCGGAATCGCCCGGTCATCGACCACAATAGCTCCGTCCATGCGCTGACCCTGGACCGGATACCAACGGCCCTGGACCCGGACTTCCGTGTTGTAGATGGTCGTGATATAAAAATCCTCCGGCGCGACCCCTGACTGGCGCACTACTTCCAGGGTGCAGTCGGTCGCTTCAATCGAAGGTAACCGTGCTCCTACGTCGATTAGGTTGGTCAGGACTTCTTCTAGACGCTCTTGGGAAGGGGCTGTGATCAACAGTTGGGCGTGCGAGAGGTCCTGCGGGCGGGCTCCGGCATGGAATTCCAGGATCTCAAAACTGCCCCCGCTCTCGACAATCATGTCCATGACCCGGCTCATCAGGTTGGAGTCGAGCAGGTGCCCCTCCAACTCAATGGTGCGCTGGGCGATGACCGGAGGGGTCTGGACCAGACTTTGACGCGGCTCATTGAGTTTGAGGGTGAGACATTTGGCTGCGCCCCCTGCTTTCATAAATTCTGTGAGCGCGGATTCAGCGACCTGAAAACCCACCTGCTGCAACTGCTCGCGCAACTGTGCCGTGGCTTGATTCAGAATCACCAGGTCATCAATATTGACAGCATTACAAGCAAAGTGAACCGCGTCTTTTTCGGAGACGATGATGCGCTTCTCCTGGGGCACACGCTGGGCAATCAAACGGCGTGATGGTTCATCGAAAGCCAGAGGATAGTAGAGCAGATAGCCGCGACTGAGCGGACAGAAGCAGGTGTCTAGGTGATAAAACCGCTCGTCTACCAGCCGCAAGGACAGCACCTCTAATTCCAGCCACTTAGCTAGATAGACATGGGAATCCAGGGCCGAACGGTGCCCGTAGCCCGCCCACAGCCAGCGCTGGTCCCGGTCTAGCAGAGCGTCTCCTGCGCCCTCAAAAGGAATCTGGGCAGGAAGTTTATAGACTATAAAGTTGTGGTCGCTGAACCAATCTTCAAAATACTGCTCCTCCCCCTGGCGCTCCGGGAAGAGAAAGTGGCTCAGTACAACTTTGTTCTCCAGGATGAGGCCCGCATTGGCGGTAAAGGGCATGTCCGGCAAACCGGGCTGGGGCTGGACCAACTCCACCTGGGCTTGGCTTGCGATGAGGGTATAGAGCCGCTGCCACTGCTCACGGGCCACTTCCGGGGAAGCCCGATGCATATTGCCTTCCATCCAAGGGTTGATCACATAGGCGATGTCGAAATGCTCTGGCGCACACATCAGATAGCGATTCAATGTAGTCACTTTTCTCCCCAAGGCTGGCCGTGCCCATTTTACGATGAACCGCAGTCCAGCGACCATCCAGGAGCTAAACAAGCGAGGTTTTTGATGGAAATTACTCAAGTTTTCCAGTTGAAAATAAAATTTTGTCCAAAATATTACTAGTTGGCTATTTTTGACTAGTTAGTGTCTAATAATTTGGTTTTTATTAGGCTTTATCTTCAGTGATTTATTCGCTCATCGTATCAGTATTATCGCTTAAAAATTTTATCCAGTAAAGATTTTAAGTTAAATACCCTAAGGTCTAGGGAAGTTTTACTAGAGGTTTGTCAATCGTTTTCTGCCCCCTCCAGGAAAATTACTAGGGAGAAGTTCTACGCATTTTGACGTAGGGCTTCAAGCTACTTTTGCTCATCTGTCCATTTTTCTAATACGAGTGAGATAAGAACTGTGCTCAACAAAAAATCAATTCGAAAAGCCCAATCGGGTAGCACACCACAGTTTCAGCTCCGCTTTAACAAAAGCCTGCGCTTTCTGCAAAACGCTTGGCTCTTGATGGCTCTAGCGGGTGTCGGTCTAGTGGCTCCGGTCCAAGCGGCACCGCTTTTTAACAGCGATTGCCCACCGGGACAAATAGTCAATCAAGGGGGTTGCCAATCCCTAGCGCTAGCCCTTGCCGCCAATGGCGGCAGGGTCTACTATGTCGCCCAAAACGACCCCAACGCTCGAGACAGCAACCCCGGAACCCAAGGCTTACCGTGGAAAACCATCTCACGTGCCAGTAGCGTCCTCAATCCCGGCGATGCGGTAATTGTGCGTCGGGGAGTTTACCGTGAGCAGATCACCCCCAGAGTAGGGGGTACCGATGCTGCGCACCGGGTCACCTATGCTGCCTATACCGGCGAGCAGGTCGTGGTCGAGGGAGCGGATGTCGTCACCGATTGGACGAAGTCGGGCAATACCTGGCGGACCCCTTGGACGTTGAGTCTACCGGTAGACGCAGGTCTGATCCGGCAAGCCTACGCGACTGTCCAACGGCGAGAGATGGTGATTGTTGACGGTAAAGTACTGCGCCCTGTCAGTTCCCAAGGTGCGGTTGTTCCCGGAACTTTTTATGTCCAAGGCTCGATGAGCGCTCCTACCGCCATCTACATGCGTACTTTTAATGACTCGGCTCCGTCCGGGCATATCGTCGAACTCGCCAAGCGCACGCCCCTGTTCAATCCCAAATCCGGCACGGGCTGGTACCGCGTCATCAACTTCACCTTTCGCCATGCCCCCAATGCCATTCAAAGGGGCGCGGTTGTGTCAGGAGCAACCGGCGGTCTTTTTGAGGAGAACGTCGTCGAGTGGAACAACGCGGTCGGTATCCACACCGATGGGGGCAACCATGTTTTTCGGGGCAATAGCGCCGACGACAACGGTCAGATGGGTTGGGGCGGTGTCTGCGACAACTGTCTACTCGACTACAACGAGGCAATGCGCAACAACTGGAAGGGCTATCAGGTCGGCTGGGAATCAGGCGGGGGTAAGTTCAGCCGCTCCCAGAACCTGACGATCCGCAACCACCTCGCAGGCGATAACCAAGGTCCAGGGATCTGGCTGGATGTCTACGATGACCACGATGTGATCGAGCAGTCGGAGGTCTACCGCAACTACATGGCGGGGATCATGCTCGAATACTACACCCATGACATCCTCGTGCGTAACAACGTAGTGTGGGGCAATCGCTTCTACGAGTACACCGGCGCGGGGATTCTCACGCAGGCAGCTTACGGCAATACGATTGTCAACAACACCATCGTCGGCAACCAAGCCAAAGGGGTTTGGTTCCGGCGCGACCCGCGCCTTGCTACCGTAGGCTCCAACAAAGTTGTGAACAACATCTTTGCCGCCAACGGCACCTTGGCGAACGGGGGCGGACAGGGCGGCTATGAAGTCAGCGTGGAGGCAACCGATATCGCGAACTTCCGTAGCAACCTCTTCAACGGCAATATCTACTACCACGCGGGTGCCGGGTCGGGTACCAAGTACTTCAGCGCCAACATCGCAAGCCCCCCGGCAGGCGTGCAGCGCAACACGGTCACGGATGACTTTGCCACCTGGAGACAACTGATCAACGGGGACGGTAGCTCTTTTGTGACCAATCCGCTGCTCCAAAACCTCAGCAGCTACACCGGTTGGCATTTGCTAGCCAATTCTCCTGCGCGCTGCAAGGGCGTTTCACCCCCGGTTGCCGTGAAGGTGGATATCGAGGGACAGCCACGTCCGGCGACCAAAGCGGACATCGGGGCGGATCAGGCTCTCGGAGTCTGCCGCTAACCCTCCCGATTCACCTGGGATCGCTCCCTAAAAGTCGGAGGGCGGGGTCAATCCCGCCCTCTCTCAGCGTTTAGCGTATTAACGTTCCGGTCTCCTCGGCGACTAAGGCTTCGATTAATTGTTGCGGCGTGACCGGAAACGGCAAGAGATGGAGATCCGTGCCGGGGGCGCAGGCAGACTCAGCTACCGCCCGCAGATCGTGGAGGCTGAGGGGTCCCAAGTCCAAGTCGGCGAGCCGGGTGGGTAGACCCATGGTCCAATAAAACTTGAGCAACTGCTGACGGGCAATCTCCGCCAGTCGGTTTCCAGCCATCTCTTCTAGGCGTAGTTGGACCAGGATGCCGTAGGCGACTTTCTCCCCATGCAGACTGTGGCGCGTCGTGTGCAGAGTTGTCAGGGCATTGTGCACCGCATGGGCAGCAACGGTCCGGCAACGGTCGCCGCCTAGACCGCCCACCAGCCCTGCTAGACAGATATTGGCGTCGATCACCTGCTCCCAGGCACGCCCACCGGGCTCACGCAAAGCCTGTGCCCCCTTGAGCAAGAGTAAATCCCGGAGTGTCCGCGCTTGCTGTACTGCCGCAATCACCAAAGGGTCATCCTCTTGGGCACTGCTGACCGAGGCTTCGTACCATTTGGCTAGAGCGTCCCCCACCCCTGCCACCAGCGTCCGGGGCGGAGCCGACAGCAATAGATGATAATCCACGACTAAAAGTTCTGGAGCCTTGGTCAGGGGCACCCCGTAAAGCCAGGTCCCCGCCGCCGAGTAGACATTGGAAAGAGGCGCCCAGGCAGCACAGGTCGCTGCTGAAGTAGGGAGGGTCACCACCGGCAGACCCCGTGTCTGAGCGACCCACTTCGCCATATCCAGTGCTTTCCCGCCACCCACGCCCAAAATGACCTCAGCACCTTGAGCTTGCTCGACCAACCGTTGCTGAGCAGCTTCGGTACAGTCGCCGCCATAGATGCCCCACTGTGTTTCTAATTCCTGGAGCGCCGGTTGGAGCAAAGGAGCAAACCGTTCCTGCGTGCGCGCGCCACTGACGACCAGCACGCGCGCTCCCCAGATGTGGAGGGCCTCACCCAGACCCCGACACACGCCCCAGCCCCGCACTACCCGTTGAGGGGCAAGGGTAGAGACTTTTCCTGTCTGCATGGCGGCTTCACCGGCAAATCTTCCATCTCATATCTTAATAGTTCAGGGGAAGGGGGTAGGGGAATTCCTGAATTCTCTTAGACGACCAGCCGTTCGTGGAGTAGGGTGAGGCATTCTTTGAGGGGAGCCTGAGCGACCATGAGGCGGGCTAGTTGGGCGTGAAGTTCCCGATTCTTTTGCAGCAGGCGGATCGCTTCGC encodes:
- a CDS encoding phosphodiester glycosidase family protein, whose protein sequence is MVLTRRQYLQAQLILGAAGVGVLLDRRADAYTLDLPNAPWLVPGTEVSIPDWWLAENLGVELLSGTDPDTQRLRWFGAPLVLPVRPGPAALPGRYLSLEDLKKALGLHGAGVSLEIPAGQVTSLKTNAQGLVVVLDRPVPWQFQQQAARALLRLAAQFENIRPPRAPAPPFQKITLLKGEVQGQVALDLKGNAPALVRTYSNPYRLVLDFTPRAAGSSGPTYTQTWRPGLTYQRWDFWANATQRVHVLTMDPARYSWQLLRAPGKQSLPEFARSTQALAAINGGFFNINTALPLGAVRIQGQWQAGPILQRGAVAWDSSTMQFDRLDWQGILESPQARLLLVGWNSGFIRAGLSVYTRAWGERYTTLSDQETIVTVQDDTTQLPLQLTVRGAPLLIPEGGYLLVGRAYGEALLQQQFKNSTPVALNLSLSLPTWQTLPNILGGGPLLLKNGVRVLDADLEKFQADVKLSQTSRTAVGRTGDGQMVWVVAEGRLAQAQGLTLEGLAAFLERLGCVDALNLDGGGSSGFYLGGALRSQPTNASRLLSTALVIADMPSLVPDGVKG
- a CDS encoding TonB-dependent receptor, coding for MRKHALWVLLVWASALPVGAEVATDLAEVSTQAVDLKLAQTPAPAIAVDSDDSDSAVDLLDEYTVTANLGRRTSVRESTSSISIINQDEIQRKGSRQVGEALRGVPGVVSNLFGAGEDVHGSYFVRGLPTTSTALLIDGRSINNINPEQVDLAELPVFGVERVEVLKGGATTLYGSTAAGGVINIITERPPDKFTFNTNVTFGSYGYSNYSVRVGSPLGQSVRFSAFATTFNANNDFTYQVERPERTLFGVRYPAQTLTGIRPTGEVNSSSFGLNFDWDIDNRTSLTSSTYLRKGIRGLNLFALTDPRGLLPVEGQPGCAQGSLCTPDELGLNDNTRTRTRIEYFGTALTLDRKLGQGDDSKLQLRLGYDTGISTETNVNPQQVQTEDATVDVGIYNLRLLHDWQISPGFNLTYGFDFIRETGRAFTLNLVTALQQPSFNAQVNRPSLFALGTIKLAENLTATLGLRETLSNSYTFTSPSEFIGSGSRTYPGSLDPSVGIVWNATPNLTLRSSFARVYKAPNFTDLFANGEIQGNPNLLAESGSAFDVGFDWQPTPAITVRAAYFLNNLQNLLAFNRITPAQDGTFAPQDQALLNQGFAAGSLVRANFPETRFSGFELGFDWRFAPGWTFFAAETYTDARVVQGFKDEINDSQLPLVPYHSGQAGFNYRSPGDWRASLFANFQGLRASDPYHLAPGIGVTPNGDLARFPGGNFIGNIGDLPPASLLPGYFTLDLTFRIPINPNVAITGLINNLTNLAYERNFGNGAPPINFTVGVESSF
- the argZ gene encoding bifunctional arginine dihydrolase/ornithine cyclodeaminase, translating into MTTLNRYLMCAPEHFDIAYVINPWMEGNMHRASPEVAREQWQRLYTLIASQAQVELVQPQPGLPDMPFTANAGLILENKVVLSHFLFPERQGEEQYFEDWFSDHNFIVYKLPAQIPFEGAGDALLDRDQRWLWAGYGHRSALDSHVYLAKWLELEVLSLRLVDERFYHLDTCFCPLSRGYLLYYPLAFDEPSRRLIAQRVPQEKRIIVSEKDAVHFACNAVNIDDLVILNQATAQLREQLQQVGFQVAESALTEFMKAGGAAKCLTLKLNEPRQSLVQTPPVIAQRTIELEGHLLDSNLMSRVMDMIVESGGSFEILEFHAGARPQDLSHAQLLITAPSQERLEEVLTNLIDVGARLPSIEATDCTLEVVRQSGVAPEDFYITTIYNTEVRVQGRWYPVQGQRMDGAIVVDDRAIPPQVHCQLLRDLHVGQKVVCGVDGLRTLLKREGRETEEFTFMGSSISSERRVELIVEQIAWELRRLRDQGGKVVVVGGPVVIHTGGGVHLAQLIREGYVQALLGGNAIAVHDIEQALFGTSLGVDMQRGQPVRGGHRHHLKTINKIRACGGIAQAVAQGYLTSGIFYECVRKQIPFVLAGSIRDDGPLPETQMDLIKAQEQYSRLIQGAQMILMLSSMLHSIGVGNMTPAGVKLVCVDINPAVVTKLADRGSVESTGIVTDVGLFLSLLVRQLEQLG
- a CDS encoding right-handed parallel beta-helix repeat-containing protein, which encodes MLNKKSIRKAQSGSTPQFQLRFNKSLRFLQNAWLLMALAGVGLVAPVQAAPLFNSDCPPGQIVNQGGCQSLALALAANGGRVYYVAQNDPNARDSNPGTQGLPWKTISRASSVLNPGDAVIVRRGVYREQITPRVGGTDAAHRVTYAAYTGEQVVVEGADVVTDWTKSGNTWRTPWTLSLPVDAGLIRQAYATVQRREMVIVDGKVLRPVSSQGAVVPGTFYVQGSMSAPTAIYMRTFNDSAPSGHIVELAKRTPLFNPKSGTGWYRVINFTFRHAPNAIQRGAVVSGATGGLFEENVVEWNNAVGIHTDGGNHVFRGNSADDNGQMGWGGVCDNCLLDYNEAMRNNWKGYQVGWESGGGKFSRSQNLTIRNHLAGDNQGPGIWLDVYDDHDVIEQSEVYRNYMAGIMLEYYTHDILVRNNVVWGNRFYEYTGAGILTQAAYGNTIVNNTIVGNQAKGVWFRRDPRLATVGSNKVVNNIFAANGTLANGGGQGGYEVSVEATDIANFRSNLFNGNIYYHAGAGSGTKYFSANIASPPAGVQRNTVTDDFATWRQLINGDGSSFVTNPLLQNLSSYTGWHLLANSPARCKGVSPPVAVKVDIEGQPRPATKADIGADQALGVCR
- a CDS encoding iron-containing alcohol dehydrogenase family protein, translated to MQTGKVSTLAPQRVVRGWGVCRGLGEALHIWGARVLVVSGARTQERFAPLLQPALQELETQWGIYGGDCTEAAQQRLVEQAQGAEVILGVGGGKALDMAKWVAQTRGLPVVTLPTSAATCAAWAPLSNVYSAAGTWLYGVPLTKAPELLVVDYHLLLSAPPRTLVAGVGDALAKWYEASVSSAQEDDPLVIAAVQQARTLRDLLLLKGAQALREPGGRAWEQVIDANICLAGLVGGLGGDRCRTVAAHAVHNALTTLHTTRHSLHGEKVAYGILVQLRLEEMAGNRLAEIARQQLLKFYWTMGLPTRLADLDLGPLSLHDLRAVAESACAPGTDLHLLPFPVTPQQLIEALVAEETGTLIR